One segment of Streptosporangium brasiliense DNA contains the following:
- a CDS encoding nucleoside deaminase, translating into MTHDDERFLRRAIELAARSRAAGDAPFGSLLVGPDGTVLAEDHNTVLSDADISAHPELKLARWAARELDPGTAAATTMYTSCQPCGMCAGAIERSGLGRVVFALSNEQLAALKPGGGWPHVPQEGPALLDEARVPIEGYYH; encoded by the coding sequence GTGACACACGACGACGAACGCTTTCTCCGCAGGGCCATCGAGCTCGCCGCCAGGTCACGGGCCGCCGGGGACGCGCCGTTCGGATCGCTGCTGGTGGGACCGGACGGCACGGTGCTCGCCGAGGACCACAACACGGTTCTCAGCGACGCCGACATCTCCGCCCACCCCGAGCTGAAGCTGGCCAGATGGGCGGCCCGGGAACTCGACCCCGGCACCGCGGCCGCCACCACCATGTACACCAGCTGCCAGCCCTGCGGCATGTGCGCGGGCGCCATCGAACGGTCCGGCCTCGGCCGTGTCGTGTTCGCGCTCTCCAACGAGCAGCTCGCCGCCCTCAAGCCGGGCGGCGGCTGGCCGCACGTGCCCCAGGAGGGCCCCGCGCTGCTCGACGAGGCGCGCGTCCCGATCGAGGGCTACTACCACTGA
- a CDS encoding DoxX family protein, with protein sequence MKSVEPATPYVLSVFRIVVALLFACHGAAKIFGAFGAEAVSVGSWPHWYGGVIELFGGILLILGLGTRITALICSGEMAYAYFVVHQPKALWPLENDGELAAVYSWAFLLIAVTGPGAWALDTWLGRTRGQASATPVGAA encoded by the coding sequence ATGAAATCCGTCGAGCCGGCCACGCCGTACGTCCTGTCGGTGTTCCGCATCGTCGTCGCGCTGCTCTTCGCCTGCCACGGCGCGGCCAAGATCTTCGGCGCGTTCGGCGCCGAGGCGGTCAGCGTCGGCTCCTGGCCGCACTGGTACGGGGGCGTCATCGAGCTCTTCGGCGGCATCCTGCTCATTCTCGGCCTCGGTACGCGGATCACGGCGCTGATCTGCTCGGGTGAGATGGCCTACGCGTACTTCGTCGTCCACCAGCCGAAGGCCCTGTGGCCGCTGGAGAACGACGGCGAGCTGGCCGCCGTCTACTCCTGGGCGTTCCTGCTGATCGCGGTGACCGGTCCCGGAGCGTGGGCGCTCGACACATGGCTGGGCCGTACCCGCGGGCAGGCGTCCGCCACACCGGTCGGGGCGGCCTGA
- a CDS encoding Lrp/AsnC family transcriptional regulator translates to MAENLDATDWSILVELQRDGRIPLTELGRRVNLSASATTERVKRLEATGVITGYQATVDLAKAGFAVLAVVRLKYPGSRHQPLHQLLGERFEILECLRTTGDDCYTLKVAAASMAHLEQLVNELAQFGSTTTNIVYSQTLPYRGPQGP, encoded by the coding sequence ATGGCCGAGAATCTTGACGCGACCGACTGGTCCATCCTGGTCGAACTCCAGCGAGACGGCCGCATCCCGCTCACCGAGCTGGGACGGCGGGTGAACCTCAGCGCCTCCGCGACGACCGAGCGGGTCAAGCGGCTGGAGGCGACGGGTGTCATCACCGGCTACCAGGCCACCGTCGACCTGGCGAAGGCCGGTTTCGCGGTGCTCGCCGTGGTGCGCCTCAAATATCCCGGCAGCCGGCACCAGCCCCTGCACCAGCTCCTGGGCGAGCGCTTCGAGATCCTGGAATGCCTGCGGACCACCGGCGACGACTGCTACACGCTCAAGGTGGCCGCGGCGTCCATGGCCCACCTCGAACAGCTCGTCAACGAACTGGCCCAGTTCGGCAGCACCACCACCAACATCGTCTACAGCCAGACCCTGCCCTACCGCGGCCCCCAGGGGCCCTGA
- a CDS encoding LLM class flavin-dependent oxidoreductase encodes MQIGVNVPNFGPGTDPGVLRRWAQTVEGLGFDLLMVSDHVVVTPDVAEQYPGPFYEPFTTLAWLAGITDRIRLGTTVLIVPYRHPLLVARMAANLNQLSGGRLVLGVGVGWARQEFDALGVPFQQRGKLTDDHLRAIRAAWDDDGDYRSGRIPIWIGGNSDAGLRRAVRLGEPWHPLRSTLAWLREAPARMKAAADEQRRPVPALVPRIALRFTDSPITDPGRLAGEGTVDQVLDDLEQLRLLGADTVVLDPFNGDPYETCRPQVAWQALATLAAHWDLGTHHTQTEQP; translated from the coding sequence GTGCAAATAGGAGTTAACGTCCCGAATTTCGGGCCTGGCACCGATCCCGGCGTGCTACGGCGCTGGGCGCAGACGGTGGAGGGTCTCGGCTTCGACCTGCTGATGGTCTCGGACCACGTCGTGGTGACACCCGATGTCGCCGAGCAGTATCCGGGGCCGTTCTACGAACCCTTCACCACTCTCGCCTGGCTGGCCGGCATCACCGACCGGATCCGGCTCGGGACCACGGTGCTCATCGTGCCGTACCGGCATCCGCTGCTCGTCGCCCGCATGGCGGCCAATCTCAACCAGCTCAGCGGGGGGCGGCTGGTCCTCGGCGTGGGCGTCGGCTGGGCGCGGCAGGAGTTCGACGCGCTCGGGGTCCCGTTCCAGCAGCGCGGGAAGCTGACCGACGACCACCTCCGGGCGATACGTGCCGCCTGGGACGACGACGGGGACTACCGCAGCGGGCGGATACCGATCTGGATCGGCGGCAACAGCGACGCCGGCCTGCGCCGGGCGGTACGCCTCGGTGAGCCGTGGCATCCGCTCCGGTCCACCCTCGCCTGGCTGCGCGAGGCGCCGGCGCGGATGAAGGCCGCCGCGGATGAGCAGCGGCGGCCGGTGCCCGCCCTGGTCCCCCGCATCGCCCTGCGGTTCACCGACTCACCGATCACCGACCCCGGACGGCTCGCCGGTGAGGGCACGGTCGACCAGGTCCTCGACGACCTCGAACAGCTACGCCTCCTCGGAGCCGACACCGTCGTGCTCGACCCGTTCAACGGCGACCCGTACGAGACCTGCCGCCCGCAGGTGGCGTGGCAGGCGCTCGCGACCCTGGCCGCCCACTGGGACCTGGGCACCCATCACACACAGACGGAGCAGCCGTGA